A part of Pleurocapsa minor HA4230-MV1 genomic DNA contains:
- a CDS encoding HpsJ family protein, giving the protein MTTLQSQERQVFPSGILRLVGYGLLLLAVVDLLWLRMPAQIYPLWQLKTMGAIIEKTPFILLAMVLIFSGPKSDRTFIEVIMLKVFSWVSLIAAVVLILVIPLNINSSWQIYKQHDTTTNAQFVRQKDNLQQFQQQLAAADSKNEIAAILQRQAKQTVNIPESVNLQKLKTDIIANLQNHQDNITSQIEVFRAQKSSLLLKQCLKWNLGALIASILFFMIWQSTEWVRLMIVR; this is encoded by the coding sequence ATGACCACTTTACAAAGTCAAGAAAGACAAGTATTTCCTTCAGGTATTTTACGTCTAGTTGGCTATGGCTTACTATTGCTGGCGGTAGTCGATTTATTATGGTTGCGGATGCCAGCTCAAATATACCCCCTGTGGCAGTTGAAGACGATGGGAGCAATTATTGAAAAAACTCCTTTTATCTTACTGGCGATGGTCTTGATTTTCTCTGGGCCAAAAAGCGATCGCACTTTCATAGAAGTAATTATGCTCAAGGTTTTCTCTTGGGTTTCCTTAATTGCAGCAGTTGTTTTAATTCTAGTAATCCCTTTAAACATTAACAGCAGTTGGCAAATTTATAAGCAACACGACACCACGACTAATGCTCAGTTTGTGAGGCAAAAAGATAATCTTCAGCAGTTTCAGCAACAGTTAGCAGCAGCCGACTCTAAAAATGAGATTGCAGCGATCCTACAACGGCAAGCCAAACAAACGGTAAATATTCCCGAGTCTGTCAATCTTCAGAAACTAAAAACAGATATCATCGCCAACCTACAAAATCATCAAGATAACATTACGAGCCAAATAGAAGTATTTCGAGCGCAGAAAAGTTCTTTATTATTAAAGCAATGTCTTAAGTGGAATCTTGGTGCTTTGATTGCTTCTATTTTGTTTTTTATGATTTGGCAAAGTACAGAGTGGGTAAGATTAATGATTGTTAGATAA
- a CDS encoding glyoxalase-like domain protein, translating into MIANTIYFEMVTTKYLGAFLPPIALDSLFSTQGVMVMLLVAYAGAMWMFLSSAPKVYTVMVSDLQNAQRFYEGLLDLPAADVPLHYYYNYEQAMGAGGLDPLYMSATPGSNTLNGADGLWYQLRKNTQLHIIAGASGGYKERQRHVCFDRDCLEALLLRVQSRRLKYKIRRDQPLNFLVKDIDNQTIEMAEVSN; encoded by the coding sequence ATGATAGCTAATACTATTTACTTTGAGATGGTGACGACAAAATATTTAGGCGCGTTTTTACCCCCGATCGCTTTGGATAGCCTTTTTTCTACTCAGGGGGTAATGGTAATGCTGTTGGTGGCTTATGCAGGGGCAATGTGGATGTTCCTTAGTAGCGCACCAAAAGTATATACGGTGATGGTATCGGACTTACAAAATGCCCAGAGATTTTATGAAGGGTTGTTAGATCTGCCCGCAGCAGATGTACCCTTGCACTATTACTATAACTACGAACAGGCCATGGGAGCAGGAGGTTTGGATCCTCTGTATATGTCGGCAACTCCTGGTAGTAATACTCTTAATGGTGCTGATGGACTTTGGTATCAATTGAGAAAAAATACCCAGCTGCATATTATTGCGGGTGCTAGCGGTGGCTATAAAGAGCGTCAACGCCATGTTTGTTTTGACCGTGACTGTTTAGAGGCTTTATTGTTGAGGGTACAGTCTAGACGCTTGAAGTATAAGATTCGTCGAGATCAGCCATTAAATTTCTTAGTTAAAGATATTGATAATCAAACTATTGAAATGGCAGAAGTATCCAACTAA
- a CDS encoding response regulator transcription factor encodes MSEKQLLLVDDEPGIRESVQAYLEDTEGWNVNTASNADEAWQNIESQTPDLIISDIMMPEVNGYQFLAKLREDPRYRSIPVVFLTARGMTSDRIQGYEFGCDAYLSKPFDPEELEAIVKNLLSKIPTSSGNGDSSAELEKITKELVEIKAKLDDKLGGSGGITVTPPPIKIDLTPREQSVLDLVAQGLMNKEIARELNTSVRNVEKYVSRLFGKTGTNSRTELVRFALQHGLTQ; translated from the coding sequence ATGTCAGAAAAACAACTATTATTAGTAGACGATGAGCCTGGGATTAGAGAATCAGTCCAAGCGTATTTAGAAGATACCGAAGGCTGGAACGTTAACACAGCCAGCAATGCTGACGAAGCATGGCAAAATATTGAATCTCAGACTCCAGATCTGATTATTTCCGATATTATGATGCCAGAGGTTAATGGCTATCAATTCCTAGCTAAACTGAGAGAAGATCCCCGTTATCGTTCTATTCCCGTAGTCTTTCTGACGGCTAGAGGCATGACTAGCGATCGCATTCAAGGATATGAATTTGGATGTGATGCTTATCTGTCTAAGCCTTTTGATCCAGAAGAATTAGAGGCGATCGTCAAAAATTTGCTGTCTAAAATCCCTACTAGTAGCGGTAATGGTGATAGTAGTGCGGAATTAGAAAAGATTACCAAAGAATTAGTGGAAATCAAAGCTAAATTAGACGATAAGTTAGGGGGTAGTGGTGGAATTACCGTAACTCCTCCCCCAATCAAAATAGACTTAACCCCTAGAGAACAAAGCGTTTTAGATTTAGTGGCTCAGGGTTTAATGAATAAAGAAATTGCTCGCGAGCTAAATACTAGTGTCAGAAACGTTGAGAAGTATGTTAGCCGTTTGTTTGGCAAGACAGGTACTAATAGCCGTACTGAACTAGTGCGCTTTGCTCTACAGCATGGCTTAACCCAATGA
- the pstS gene encoding phosphate ABC transporter substrate-binding protein PstS, with the protein MVSTVSFKRKALFIPFLALTFSLTACGGTQTQAPNATQTPTPTEDSGGESVSLTGAGASFPAPLYQRWFSEYNKINPNVQVSYQSVGSGAGVEQFTQGTVDFGASDVAMDDEEIAAVEKGVALLPMTAGSIVLAYNLPDVTGLKLSRQVYTDILLGKITKWNDPAIAKINPDATLPDTDITVVYRSDGSGTTGVFTKHLSAISPEWSKQIGDGKTVEWPTGVGAKGNEGVTAQILQTEGSLGYIEYGYAKQQDIATATLENKAGQYVAPSSETAASALSAVTLPENLRAFITDPDGQNSYPIVTYTWLLAYQNYDDPNKLKAFKDVVNWSLTDGQAFADELGYIPLPPAVVEKVQTKLNTIQSK; encoded by the coding sequence ATGGTTTCTACAGTTTCTTTTAAACGTAAAGCTTTATTTATTCCTTTTCTCGCTTTAACTTTCAGTCTTACCGCCTGCGGTGGCACTCAGACTCAGGCTCCAAATGCAACTCAAACTCCGACTCCAACTGAAGATAGTGGTGGTGAGTCCGTATCTTTAACTGGTGCTGGGGCAAGTTTTCCTGCTCCCTTATACCAAAGATGGTTTTCTGAATACAATAAGATAAATCCCAATGTTCAAGTTTCTTATCAATCCGTCGGTAGCGGTGCTGGAGTTGAGCAGTTTACCCAGGGTACGGTAGATTTTGGGGCTAGTGATGTGGCGATGGATGACGAAGAAATTGCTGCGGTAGAAAAAGGGGTGGCATTGTTACCCATGACCGCAGGAAGTATTGTTTTGGCCTACAATCTACCAGATGTAACTGGGCTTAAGCTTTCCCGTCAAGTATATACTGACATACTACTAGGCAAGATTACAAAATGGAATGATCCAGCGATCGCTAAAATCAATCCTGATGCTACACTACCAGATACGGACATTACCGTAGTCTATCGCTCTGATGGGAGTGGTACTACTGGAGTATTTACCAAGCATCTAAGCGCAATTAGTCCTGAATGGTCTAAGCAGATTGGTGATGGTAAAACCGTAGAATGGCCTACAGGTGTGGGTGCCAAGGGTAATGAAGGTGTGACGGCACAGATTCTACAAACAGAAGGTTCTTTGGGTTATATTGAGTATGGCTATGCCAAACAGCAAGATATTGCGACTGCAACGTTAGAAAATAAAGCAGGACAATATGTCGCTCCTTCTAGCGAAACTGCTGCTAGTGCTTTGAGTGCAGTAACTTTACCTGAGAACTTGAGAGCATTTATTACCGATCCCGATGGACAAAATTCTTATCCTATTGTGACCTATACTTGGTTGCTAGCATATCAGAATTATGACGATCCCAATAAACTTAAGGCTTTTAAAGATGTAGTCAACTGGTCACTGACTGATGGACAGGCTTTTGCCGATGAATTAGGTTATATTCCCTTACCTCCAGCTGTTGTTGAGAAAGTTCAGACAAAATTAAATACAATTCAAAGCAAATAA